A genomic stretch from Bacillus sp. N1-1 includes:
- a CDS encoding GrpB family protein, with product MRKVEVQEFKEIWRELFLLEARKIEQVYGDNMIEIHHIGSTAVEGLKAKPVIDLLPVVNDLTLVDQKNPEMKKLGYESLGENGLTGRRFFRKGGDQRSHHVHLYEKGNPDIDRHLAFRDYLIAHPEDRLRYGEKKAKLAERYPNDMEAYIMGKDSLVKEIEMKALDWY from the coding sequence GTGAGAAAAGTGGAAGTGCAGGAATTTAAAGAGATTTGGCGTGAACTTTTTTTGTTAGAAGCGAGAAAGATCGAGCAAGTTTATGGCGATAATATGATTGAAATTCATCATATTGGTAGCACGGCGGTTGAAGGGTTAAAAGCAAAGCCAGTGATTGATCTATTGCCTGTTGTGAACGATCTTACATTAGTGGATCAAAAAAATCCGGAGATGAAAAAACTTGGCTACGAATCGCTTGGTGAAAATGGACTTACTGGTCGCCGCTTCTTTCGAAAGGGTGGGGATCAGCGGTCACATCATGTTCATCTTTATGAAAAAGGAAACCCGGATATTGATCGGCATCTGGCCTTTCGGGATTATTTAATTGCGCATCCCGAAGACCGATTACGCTATGGTGAGAAAAAGGCTAAGTTAGCAGAACGTTATCCTAATGACATGGAAGCTTATATCATGGGAAAGGATTCACTTGTAAAAGAAATAGAAATGAAAGCACTCGATTGGTATTGA
- a CDS encoding ABC transporter permease, with amino-acid sequence MKKRYLISVFILLSFISLFIGVKSMSPLEVFKLTDEQSQVFWISRVPRLVSIIIAGASMSICGLIMQQLSRNKFVSPTTAGTMDAARLGILVSLILFSSASLMQKMMISFLFALAGTFLFMKVLDRVKYKDAIFIPLVGLMFGNVIGSVTTFFAYKYDLMQSIGSWLQGDFSVVLKGQYELLYISIPGLIIAYIYANRFTIAGMGEDFSVNLGLKYKQIVNIGLVIVALVTTVVMLTVGAIPFLGLIIPNIVSIMMGDNLKANLFPTAMMGAVFVLICDILGRVIIYPYEISIGLMVGVIGSVLFIYLLLRRRAYV; translated from the coding sequence ATGAAAAAAAGGTATCTAATCAGTGTATTTATTTTATTATCATTTATATCCCTGTTTATCGGGGTGAAAAGCATGTCGCCACTCGAGGTGTTTAAGCTTACGGATGAACAGAGTCAGGTGTTTTGGATTAGCCGTGTTCCAAGACTCGTCAGTATTATTATCGCTGGGGCAAGTATGAGTATTTGTGGACTTATTATGCAGCAGCTTAGTCGAAACAAGTTTGTCTCTCCAACAACGGCAGGTACGATGGATGCTGCAAGACTTGGGATTCTTGTTTCTCTTATTCTATTTTCCTCTGCTAGCTTAATGCAAAAGATGATGATTTCTTTTTTGTTTGCTTTAGCAGGTACTTTCCTTTTCATGAAGGTTCTCGACCGAGTGAAGTATAAGGATGCTATTTTCATTCCTTTAGTTGGCTTGATGTTCGGGAATGTGATCGGATCAGTGACCACGTTTTTCGCATATAAATACGATTTAATGCAGAGTATTGGATCGTGGCTGCAGGGAGATTTTTCTGTCGTATTAAAAGGTCAGTATGAATTGTTATACATAAGCATTCCTGGTCTTATTATTGCTTACATATATGCAAACCGATTTACGATTGCAGGAATGGGGGAGGATTTTTCCGTTAATCTTGGCTTAAAGTATAAACAGATTGTTAACATCGGGCTCGTTATCGTTGCTTTGGTGACAACCGTTGTCATGTTAACAGTAGGAGCCATTCCGTTTCTCGGTTTAATAATCCCTAATATCGTTTCGATCATGATGGGGGATAACCTGAAAGCTAATCTTTTTCCAACTGCCATGATGGGGGCTGTATTTGTGTTAATCTGCGATATCCTTGGAAGAGTGATTATTTATCCCTATGAGATATCCATTGGTCTTATGGTCGGCGTCATTGGAAGTGTTTTATTTATTTACTTGTTGTTAAGGAGAAGAGCTTATGTCTAA
- a CDS encoding iron chelate uptake ABC transporter family permease subunit, whose protein sequence is MSKRMKNSLLFVLSLLLISAFVLVDLGQNVGYILPRRAIKIVAIIVTGSAIAFSTVIFQTITNNRILTPSIIGLDSLYMLIQTLIIFLFGSMNILILNKNINFLLSVVLMMVFASLLFKLLFRKEGQNIYFLLLIGLIFGTLFGSLSSFMEMLIDPNEFQVVQDRMFASFNNVNTDVLLISIAAFAIVLVYAWKYIKYLDVLSLGRDHAINLGVDYDYIVKRLLIVISILVSISTALVGPITFLGLLVVNVAHEFLKTYRHSYLISGSIFISIIALVGGQLIVEHVFTFSTSISVIINFIGGVYFIYLLLKERKS, encoded by the coding sequence ATGTCTAAACGTATGAAAAACAGTCTCCTTTTTGTGCTCAGTCTATTGCTTATAAGCGCATTTGTGTTGGTCGACCTGGGACAAAATGTGGGATACATTCTGCCAAGACGTGCGATCAAAATTGTCGCCATTATTGTAACAGGAAGTGCCATCGCTTTCTCAACGGTTATCTTTCAAACGATCACAAACAACCGTATCCTAACACCTAGCATTATTGGACTTGATTCTCTTTATATGCTGATCCAGACCTTAATTATTTTCTTATTTGGATCAATGAACATTCTTATCCTGAATAAAAACATCAATTTTCTTCTATCAGTAGTTTTAATGATGGTCTTTGCTAGTCTATTATTTAAGCTTCTTTTTCGAAAAGAAGGACAGAATATCTATTTTCTGCTTCTCATCGGCTTAATATTTGGAACGCTATTTGGAAGTCTCTCATCCTTCATGGAAATGCTAATTGATCCGAATGAATTCCAGGTCGTACAAGATCGGATGTTTGCAAGCTTCAATAATGTGAACACAGATGTCCTGCTTATTTCAATTGCCGCTTTCGCTATTGTACTGGTTTATGCATGGAAATACATAAAATACTTGGACGTGCTTTCACTAGGGCGAGATCATGCCATAAATCTTGGCGTCGATTATGATTACATCGTGAAGAGATTGTTGATTGTCATTTCCATCCTTGTTTCGATATCAACCGCATTAGTTGGACCCATTACATTTCTCGGATTGCTCGTAGTCAATGTGGCACATGAGTTTCTTAAGACGTATCGACATAGCTATTTAATCTCAGGCTCTATCTTTATTAGTATCATTGCTTTAGTTGGAGGGCAGTTGATCGTTGAACACGTCTTTACATTCTCAACATCCATTAGCGTCATCATTAATTTTATTGGCGGCGTGTACTTTATTTACCTTCTACTTAAGGAGAGAAAATCATGA
- a CDS encoding ATP-binding cassette domain-containing protein produces the protein MIEIKNVSKSYGKKKVVQNVSLTVQKGTITSFIGPNGAGKSTLISMVSRLLSCDEGEICIDGNNVTKTKSNELAKKISILKQANELNVRLKVRELVSFGRFPYSQGRLTKEDWAYVDEAIRYMELEEMQDQFIDHLSGGQKQRAFIAMVIAQNTEYIILDEPLNNLDMKHSVQIMKVLRRLADELGKTVLIVIHDINFASVYSDQIVALKNGALIREGRTEDMITTEALQEIYDMHIPIEQYGVHRIGIYFS, from the coding sequence ATGATTGAAATCAAAAATGTCTCAAAATCATATGGTAAGAAAAAAGTCGTTCAGAACGTTTCACTCACTGTTCAAAAAGGCACCATTACTTCTTTTATTGGTCCGAATGGTGCGGGGAAAAGTACGCTTATTTCAATGGTGAGTCGCTTGTTATCATGCGATGAAGGAGAAATCTGCATTGATGGGAATAACGTCACAAAAACCAAAAGTAATGAGCTCGCAAAGAAAATATCCATATTAAAACAAGCCAATGAGTTAAACGTACGGCTCAAGGTGCGGGAATTGGTTTCATTTGGCCGTTTTCCTTATTCACAGGGCCGACTGACGAAAGAGGACTGGGCTTATGTAGATGAAGCGATTCGCTATATGGAGCTTGAAGAGATGCAAGATCAATTTATTGATCACTTAAGCGGTGGCCAGAAGCAGCGAGCTTTTATTGCTATGGTCATTGCTCAAAATACAGAATACATCATTCTAGATGAACCCTTAAACAATCTTGATATGAAGCACTCTGTACAGATTATGAAAGTTTTAAGACGATTGGCAGATGAATTAGGTAAGACCGTCTTGATCGTTATTCATGATATAAATTTCGCGTCTGTTTACTCGGACCAAATCGTCGCTCTTAAAAATGGAGCGCTAATAAGAGAAGGACGAACGGAGGATATGATTACAACAGAGGCTCTTCAAGAAATTTATGATATGCATATACCGATTGAACAGTATGGTGTTCATCGAATTGGGATTTATTTCTCTTAA
- a CDS encoding siderophore ABC transporter substrate-binding protein yields MRKWILILALSALAMIVSACGTNNSEATEANAEATASSETEEVMVKHELGETTVQKNPENVVVFDFGTLDTLDNLGVEVAGVPQANIPSYLSKYEADTYENAGGLKEPDFEQIAEMNPGLIIISGRQSDAYEELSKIAPTIYMGVDTTEYMSSFKKNVTTLGELFGKETEAEEELAKIDQEIKAVQDLTTEMDGKGLITLVTGGKVSAYGAGSRFGLIHDVLGVPESDGNLEASTHGQSISFEYIAEKNPAYLFVVDRDAVVDGGETSAKEVIENELVKNTDAYKNDNIVYLDPNYWYLSGGGLQSVTEMISEIKKGIK; encoded by the coding sequence ATGAGAAAGTGGATTTTAATCTTAGCGCTATCAGCGTTAGCGATGATTGTATCGGCATGCGGCACGAATAATTCAGAAGCAACAGAAGCGAACGCAGAAGCGACAGCATCTTCTGAAACAGAAGAAGTGATGGTGAAGCACGAGCTCGGAGAAACAACGGTTCAAAAAAATCCTGAGAATGTCGTAGTCTTTGATTTTGGTACATTAGATACACTAGATAATTTAGGTGTTGAAGTTGCAGGAGTACCTCAAGCAAATATCCCGTCGTACCTTTCCAAATATGAAGCAGATACATATGAGAATGCCGGCGGTTTAAAAGAGCCAGATTTTGAACAGATCGCAGAAATGAATCCAGGGTTAATTATTATTTCTGGCAGACAATCAGATGCCTATGAGGAATTAAGTAAGATTGCCCCAACAATTTATATGGGCGTTGATACAACGGAGTATATGTCTTCGTTCAAAAAGAATGTAACGACTCTCGGTGAGCTTTTTGGTAAAGAAACAGAAGCAGAGGAAGAGCTAGCGAAGATTGATCAAGAAATCAAAGCGGTTCAAGATCTAACTACTGAAATGGATGGTAAAGGATTAATTACACTTGTAACAGGTGGTAAGGTAAGTGCTTACGGAGCTGGCTCACGTTTCGGACTGATTCATGATGTTTTAGGAGTACCTGAATCAGATGGGAATTTAGAGGCATCCACACATGGACAAAGTATTTCATTTGAATATATTGCAGAAAAGAATCCAGCATACCTCTTTGTAGTCGATCGTGATGCGGTTGTCGATGGAGGAGAAACTTCTGCGAAAGAAGTAATTGAAAATGAACTTGTGAAAAATACAGATGCTTATAAGAATGATAACATTGTCTATTTAGATCCGAACTACTGGTATTTATCTGGCGGGGGACTTCAATCCGTTACAGAAATGATTAGCGAAATTAAAAAAGGAATCAAATAA
- a CDS encoding LTA synthase family protein, translating to MIFFGYAIYLLLGILKFGLFSFYTNTAFPLQFLLMNVAGMLLLSSWTLLIQWKKRRWIWLTLLFLHSLLLISDLWYYRYFEDLLSVSLLSQMLQMSDVGGGFMALISFQDFFLFADVVIFLLILFFTRKKTYEVTKKKRSITAGITFLIGAVLFATPITYSAVKEEKWLNQSVSDMRDYYQLGFWGYHGIDLWRGVRGALNSEDNLTVEQQKTLQKNASKNTEGAPKKPNILLIQLESFQESLIDQKINGEELTPNLNQLKEETLYFSSFYHQTHEGRTSDAEFITNTSLYPLKSGSVYTRFPENEFDSLPELLKENGYDTAAMHAYDKGFWNRDKVYENIGFNHFFSNKDYPNKKKIGMALNDKNFLTTSIEHMETLKEPYFAFMVALTSHTPYEIPKDERELDLSGYDDPMLKRYYQTIYYVDQAVGLMIDELKQKGLWEDSLVIFYGDHDSGLTNEGSEMRKEANVESAVDAFELDRRVPLFIKQPNDGNGQVMKEDGGQIDIAPTILDMLNMDMPYMMGSSLLDDQSNLTAFRDGSFRYKDYYYEADLTEEAGNGTCYDVSSEEKVSFDKCEDQIEKVAEQLRLSDDIIEKNGLEKGNE from the coding sequence ATGATATTTTTCGGTTATGCTATCTATTTACTTCTAGGTATTCTAAAATTTGGTCTCTTTAGCTTTTATACAAATACGGCTTTTCCATTGCAGTTTCTCCTTATGAATGTTGCCGGCATGTTACTTTTATCAAGCTGGACACTTCTCATTCAATGGAAGAAGCGCCGATGGATATGGCTCACGCTTTTGTTTTTACATAGTCTTCTTTTAATATCCGATCTCTGGTATTACCGTTACTTTGAAGATTTGCTTTCCGTGTCCCTTCTTTCACAGATGCTTCAGATGAGCGATGTTGGCGGTGGATTTATGGCGCTAATCAGCTTCCAAGACTTCTTCCTTTTCGCGGATGTTGTGATCTTTCTTTTGATACTCTTTTTCACGAGAAAGAAGACGTATGAAGTAACAAAGAAGAAACGGAGCATAACAGCAGGCATCACATTTCTTATCGGGGCCGTTTTGTTTGCGACACCGATAACCTATAGCGCTGTTAAGGAAGAAAAGTGGCTAAATCAATCCGTTTCAGATATGCGAGACTATTATCAGCTTGGCTTCTGGGGCTATCACGGTATTGATCTTTGGAGAGGTGTGAGGGGGGCGCTTAACTCAGAAGACAATTTAACCGTGGAACAACAAAAAACGCTCCAGAAAAATGCTTCAAAAAACACAGAAGGTGCTCCTAAGAAACCAAATATCCTTTTGATTCAATTGGAATCCTTTCAAGAGTCACTCATTGACCAGAAAATCAACGGCGAAGAGCTGACCCCCAATTTAAATCAGCTAAAAGAAGAAACGCTGTACTTCTCTTCGTTTTATCATCAAACGCATGAGGGAAGGACATCTGATGCTGAGTTTATAACAAATACGTCGCTCTACCCATTGAAATCCGGCTCCGTTTATACACGTTTTCCAGAAAATGAGTTTGATTCATTACCGGAGTTACTGAAAGAAAATGGCTATGACACAGCAGCCATGCATGCTTATGACAAAGGATTTTGGAACCGTGATAAAGTGTATGAGAACATTGGATTCAATCACTTCTTTAGCAACAAAGACTATCCGAACAAGAAAAAAATCGGGATGGCGTTAAACGACAAAAACTTTCTCACTACATCGATTGAACATATGGAAACGTTAAAAGAACCATACTTTGCGTTTATGGTGGCATTAACGAGTCACACGCCTTATGAGATACCTAAAGATGAGCGAGAACTTGATTTATCGGGATATGATGATCCGATGTTAAAACGATATTATCAAACGATCTATTATGTCGATCAGGCCGTTGGGTTAATGATTGACGAGTTAAAGCAAAAAGGACTATGGGAAGACTCTCTCGTGATTTTCTATGGTGACCATGATAGCGGACTGACGAACGAAGGTAGCGAGATGAGAAAGGAAGCGAATGTTGAAAGTGCTGTAGATGCGTTTGAACTTGATCGTCGGGTACCACTTTTCATAAAGCAACCGAATGACGGTAATGGCCAGGTGATGAAAGAAGACGGTGGGCAAATCGACATCGCTCCAACAATACTAGACATGTTAAATATGGATATGCCGTATATGATGGGGAGCTCTCTTCTTGATGACCAATCCAATTTAACCGCATTTCGAGATGGGTCCTTCCGTTATAAAGATTATTATTACGAAGCTGATTTAACTGAGGAAGCTGGAAACGGCACGTGCTATGACGTTTCTAGTGAAGAGAAAGTATCGTTTGATAAATGTGAAGATCAAATCGAAAAGGTAGCAGAGCAACTTCGCCTTTCAGATGATATTATTGAAAAGAATGGTCTTGAAAAAGGTAACGAGTAG
- a CDS encoding DUF4385 domain-containing protein: MAFGYDLDFDNINFREQPEKYRVGRGEQGVLMVEPYKSEILPHWRFKTPDIAKESSEKIYQMFREYQENDDFVGMDMARKFIQMGYTRARRYANYKGGKKYDSDGDVNERDIDEEKAESARIFEEKWKIVRTDEAYLKKKKEHQKKYG, from the coding sequence ATGGCTTTTGGTTATGATCTTGATTTTGACAATATTAACTTTCGAGAACAGCCTGAGAAGTACCGCGTTGGTCGCGGTGAGCAGGGGGTTCTCATGGTAGAGCCTTATAAAAGTGAAATCCTTCCACACTGGCGTTTTAAAACACCTGATATCGCAAAGGAATCATCAGAGAAAATTTATCAAATGTTTCGCGAGTATCAGGAAAACGATGATTTCGTAGGGATGGACATGGCCCGCAAATTTATTCAGATGGGCTATACGAGAGCCCGCCGCTATGCGAATTATAAAGGTGGTAAGAAATACGACAGCGACGGTGATGTGAATGAGCGGGATATTGATGAAGAAAAGGCCGAATCAGCGAGGATTTTTGAAGAGAAGTGGAAGATTGTGCGTACGGATGAAGCTTATTTAAAGAAGAAGAAGGAGCACCAGAAGAAATATGGGTAA
- a CDS encoding MFS transporter: MRFKDFHKNIKIRLIENFISRFIGSMIFPFMSIYLAVHFGAKVAGLLLLVNVFIGIGINFLGGYFADQFGRKKVMLFAETLRFLAFLTMMICNSPWFESAAITFAMMTVNSICWGLAGPANQAMLIDVSTPPQRKLMYSISYWANNLSIAVGGILGAFLFKDYLFELFLSLSIAAAVTAFLVAFFIDESHKPVVEELKPAQHVMQLLSTYKRVFQDRLFVLFTIAGVLILSMEFQLTNYIGIRLSEEMPTQQFLLWEFDGVQTMGFLRSENTIMVVILMLIVTRIPHSLKDKSVLVWSCFFFTIGYGVLAYSNNLTLLFLMMALLTIGEVFRVPVEQSYMAAIPPDDARSSYMAFGGLKFNLSMLVASVTVSLGAVFSSMLMAIVITSIGLIGTLIFFMITPELDARKEQAELRQAG; encoded by the coding sequence ATGAGATTCAAAGACTTTCACAAGAACATTAAAATCCGTCTGATCGAAAACTTTATTAGTCGCTTTATCGGAAGTATGATTTTTCCCTTTATGTCAATTTACTTAGCGGTTCACTTTGGAGCAAAGGTCGCAGGGCTCCTTTTATTGGTCAATGTGTTTATCGGGATAGGCATTAACTTTCTCGGAGGTTATTTCGCAGACCAATTTGGTAGAAAGAAAGTGATGCTCTTTGCGGAAACGCTTCGTTTCCTCGCTTTTTTAACGATGATGATCTGCAATTCGCCGTGGTTTGAATCAGCCGCCATTACATTTGCGATGATGACTGTGAATAGCATTTGTTGGGGGCTAGCTGGTCCAGCGAACCAGGCGATGCTGATTGATGTGAGCACACCGCCACAGCGAAAGCTGATGTATTCCATTTCGTATTGGGCAAATAACCTTTCGATCGCCGTAGGGGGAATACTTGGCGCGTTCCTATTTAAAGACTACTTGTTTGAACTTTTTCTATCTCTTAGTATTGCAGCAGCAGTCACAGCATTCTTAGTCGCATTCTTCATTGATGAAAGTCATAAACCAGTTGTGGAAGAGCTGAAACCAGCTCAACACGTGATGCAATTATTATCTACCTATAAAAGAGTGTTTCAGGATCGGCTGTTTGTACTCTTTACCATCGCTGGGGTCCTTATTCTTTCAATGGAATTTCAGCTAACAAACTACATAGGCATTCGCCTTAGTGAGGAAATGCCAACTCAGCAATTTCTTCTTTGGGAGTTCGATGGTGTTCAAACGATGGGGTTTTTAAGAAGTGAGAACACGATTATGGTTGTTATTCTTATGCTGATTGTTACTAGAATTCCACATTCACTAAAAGATAAATCGGTCCTCGTTTGGAGCTGTTTCTTCTTTACAATCGGATACGGTGTTCTAGCGTATTCCAATAACTTAACGCTTCTTTTTCTAATGATGGCGTTATTAACGATAGGAGAAGTTTTCAGAGTCCCTGTCGAACAATCGTATATGGCAGCCATTCCACCGGACGATGCAAGGAGTTCTTACATGGCATTTGGAGGATTAAAGTTCAACCTCTCGATGCTCGTTGCATCGGTAACTGTTTCGCTTGGTGCGGTCTTTTCTTCGATGCTGATGGCGATCGTGATAACGAGTATTGGTTTAATTGGCACGCTCATCTTTTTCATGATCACTCCTGAATTAGATGCTAGAAAGGAACAGGCGGAATTAAGACAAGCGGGATAA
- a CDS encoding RibD family protein, with the protein MKLFESKEMMKLKKRPEVVINVFASMDGRMTTAPGHNVMEWTSYGVDGKANDEAHKLYDELNCDALVSESLIVWSSDWVELENPITTPQKSKAYIVFDGRGRMDWAQTDGLIVVTRENVSQAYIEQLEMKGITYIKAGDGEKIDIELALEQLYELGFRRLGISGGGTINGAFLRAGVVDEISVVLAPLAIGGRTTPTIFDGENLDSIQQAVPLELIEAKTIGDAVWLYYRVKK; encoded by the coding sequence ATGAAATTATTCGAATCAAAGGAGATGATGAAGCTGAAGAAAAGGCCAGAAGTGGTAATCAATGTATTCGCTTCAATGGATGGAAGAATGACGACAGCGCCAGGGCATAATGTGATGGAATGGACGTCATACGGTGTGGACGGTAAGGCGAATGATGAAGCTCATAAACTATATGATGAATTAAATTGTGATGCGCTCGTATCAGAAAGTTTAATTGTTTGGAGCTCAGATTGGGTAGAGCTTGAAAATCCAATTACGACGCCACAAAAATCGAAAGCGTATATTGTTTTCGATGGAAGAGGGCGAATGGATTGGGCTCAAACAGATGGACTAATCGTTGTTACAAGAGAGAATGTGAGCCAGGCCTATATTGAGCAGCTAGAGATGAAGGGAATTACATACATTAAAGCAGGTGATGGAGAAAAAATCGATATTGAACTTGCTCTTGAACAGCTTTATGAACTAGGATTTAGGCGCCTTGGTATTAGTGGAGGCGGTACGATCAATGGGGCTTTCTTAAGAGCGGGCGTTGTCGATGAAATTAGCGTAGTACTTGCGCCGTTAGCGATAGGAGGTCGAACGACGCCAACGATCTTTGACGGTGAAAACCTGGATTCCATTCAACAAGCCGTTCCACTTGAACTGATTGAAGCAAAGACCATCGGTGATGCTGTTTGGCTTTATTATCGGGTGAAAAAATAG
- a CDS encoding Bax inhibitor-1/YccA family protein yields MRSGNPVLKNNTFNRTRDQGEAMTIGGTVAKTFFLFLFLLGSSIYTWYRYAQGEDVYTMMVIGAIGGLIFALITTFFHRAAPITGPIYATLEGFAIGGISAILEARYPGIVIQAAALTFSVMGVLLFLYAARIIKVTKNFRLMIVSATLAIFVVYIIDLGLNLFLNANVPYLHSNGLVGIGISLFIVAIAALNLVLDFDFIENGANRGAPKHLEWYGAFGLMVTLVWLYIEILHLLQKLRR; encoded by the coding sequence ATGCGAAGCGGAAATCCCGTTTTAAAGAACAACACATTTAATAGAACACGTGATCAAGGTGAAGCGATGACGATTGGAGGAACTGTCGCAAAAACGTTCTTCTTATTTCTCTTCTTGCTTGGGTCATCCATTTATACATGGTATCGCTATGCACAAGGGGAAGATGTGTATACGATGATGGTGATTGGCGCGATCGGTGGATTGATTTTCGCCCTCATCACCACCTTCTTTCATCGTGCTGCCCCAATTACAGGCCCGATCTATGCAACGCTTGAAGGCTTTGCAATTGGTGGGATATCAGCCATTTTAGAAGCACGCTACCCTGGTATCGTTATTCAGGCTGCCGCTCTTACCTTTTCCGTCATGGGCGTACTGCTCTTCTTATATGCCGCTCGAATTATTAAGGTAACAAAGAACTTCCGATTAATGATCGTCTCCGCTACGCTTGCGATTTTCGTCGTATACATCATTGATCTTGGCCTCAACCTTTTCTTAAATGCCAACGTTCCTTACCTGCATTCGAACGGACTCGTTGGAATTGGTATTAGCTTGTTCATTGTAGCGATCGCAGCGCTTAACCTTGTGCTCGATTTTGATTTCATCGAAAACGGCGCAAACCGCGGAGCTCCAAAGCACCTCGAATGGTACGGAGCATTCGGACTCATGGTAACGCTCGTATGGTTGTATATCGAGATTCTTCATCTGCTACAGAAGTTAAGACGATAA
- a CDS encoding GNAT family N-acetyltransferase gives MVAVRIETEEALEEAFRIRKDVFIDEQGTPEDEEYDQFDTLDTAEHILVLDEKKAVGTARWRIVEGEGKFERICILASHRKLGIGNLIVHKLEELAIKKGITNVKLHGQVQAEGFYHKLGYETRSDVFMEDGIPHVLMRKKLPETFQNASS, from the coding sequence ATGGTCGCAGTTAGAATTGAAACAGAAGAAGCTTTAGAGGAAGCGTTCCGCATTCGAAAAGACGTTTTTATAGATGAACAAGGAACACCTGAGGATGAAGAATACGATCAATTTGATACGCTGGATACAGCCGAACATATTCTCGTTTTAGATGAAAAGAAAGCCGTTGGTACAGCTAGATGGCGGATTGTAGAAGGCGAAGGGAAATTTGAACGAATTTGCATTCTAGCTTCACATCGTAAACTTGGAATTGGCAATTTAATCGTACATAAACTTGAAGAGCTCGCAATTAAGAAAGGAATTACGAACGTGAAACTGCATGGTCAGGTTCAAGCAGAAGGTTTTTATCATAAGCTTGGCTACGAAACTCGTTCAGACGTTTTTATGGAGGACGGCATCCCCCATGTTTTAATGAGGAAGAAACTTCCTGAAACTTTTCAAAATGCTTCATCGTAA
- a CDS encoding CBO0543 family protein, giving the protein MVFNFVAAFLIPWIAGIYVVKKDVRLFLLIAPFAAFVAIVFDVLGFHFGFWRIDPEYETEAIAAMPMYFGIYPILAGFLFLTVQRLRFHPLVVILFFSLITTIIEGTGVWIDLVHYANGWTIYWTYVSYLVAYVVCYGYYLLLKKHVPL; this is encoded by the coding sequence ATGGTTTTTAACTTTGTTGCGGCGTTTCTAATTCCGTGGATTGCTGGCATTTATGTCGTGAAAAAGGATGTTAGGCTTTTTCTATTGATTGCCCCTTTTGCCGCATTTGTAGCGATTGTTTTTGATGTGCTCGGTTTTCACTTCGGTTTCTGGAGGATTGATCCTGAATATGAAACGGAAGCCATTGCAGCAATGCCAATGTATTTTGGCATTTATCCAATTTTAGCGGGCTTTTTGTTTCTAACCGTCCAACGCCTTCGCTTTCATCCGTTGGTCGTTATCCTTTTCTTCTCACTGATCACGACAATCATTGAAGGTACCGGTGTTTGGATTGATCTTGTACACTACGCTAACGGGTGGACCATTTATTGGACCTATGTTTCCTACTTAGTTGCCTATGTGGTGTGCTATGGTTACTATCTATTATTGAAAAAACATGTTCCTCTATAG